One part of the Methylobacterium terrae genome encodes these proteins:
- a CDS encoding sulfite oxidase-like oxidoreductase, translated as MVTRGFTGRRPARPEAERLPPGQYLTEDFPVLQLGPTPRLDTARWRFTLRDGAKPLKSWTWAEFEALPRTRWKGDIHCVTKWSKFDTAWEGVTFDDLLAAAGIAAPTAYLLAEGYDDYTTNVPVADLVGGKGMVATRYAGEPIPPDHGGPARLLVPHLYFWKSAKWVKGLRFTQKDEAGFWELRGYHMVGDPWREQRFTGD; from the coding sequence ATGGTGACGCGAGGGTTCACGGGGCGCCGCCCGGCCCGGCCGGAGGCCGAGCGCCTGCCGCCGGGCCAGTACCTCACCGAGGATTTCCCGGTGCTGCAGCTCGGGCCGACCCCGCGCCTCGACACCGCGCGCTGGCGCTTCACCCTGCGGGACGGCGCGAAGCCCCTGAAGAGCTGGACCTGGGCGGAGTTCGAGGCCCTGCCGCGCACCCGCTGGAAGGGCGACATCCACTGCGTCACCAAGTGGTCGAAGTTCGACACCGCCTGGGAGGGCGTGACCTTCGACGACCTCCTGGCGGCGGCCGGGATCGCGGCGCCGACCGCCTACCTGCTCGCCGAGGGCTACGACGACTACACCACCAACGTGCCGGTGGCCGACCTCGTCGGGGGCAAGGGCATGGTGGCGACCCGCTACGCCGGCGAGCCGATCCCGCCCGACCACGGCGGTCCCGCCCGCCTCCTGGTGCCGCACCTCTACTTCTGGAAGAGCGCCAAGTGGGTGAAGGGCCTGCGGTTCACGCAGAAAGACGAGGCCGGGTTCTGGGAGCTGCGCGGCTATCATATGGTCGGCGATCCCTGGCGCGAGCAGCGCTTCACCGGCGATTGA
- a CDS encoding FAD-binding oxidoreductase — translation MTTALTWQDAVITAAAPETTRVRRLTLAVGWSRPFRAGQHVDVRLTAPDGYQAQRSYSIASSPTVLPTIDLLIERLDDGEVSGFFSDVAEPGDAIELRGPIGGSFVWDPEMGGPLLLVGGGSGVVPLLGMLRHRAEAAPGVPALLLYSARTAEEVIAREELTRRDAEEPGFRLMLTLTRSLDGRRIDAARIAEALAALGTPAHTFVCGANPFVSAVSDLLVEAGLPARTIRTERFGG, via the coding sequence GTGACGACGGCCCTGACCTGGCAGGACGCTGTCATCACCGCCGCGGCGCCCGAGACGACGCGGGTGCGCCGCCTCACCCTGGCGGTCGGCTGGTCGCGGCCGTTCCGGGCCGGACAGCATGTCGACGTGCGGCTGACCGCTCCCGACGGCTACCAGGCCCAGCGCAGCTATTCCATCGCCTCCTCGCCGACGGTCCTTCCGACGATCGACCTCCTGATCGAGCGGCTCGACGACGGCGAGGTCTCGGGGTTCTTCTCCGACGTGGCCGAGCCCGGCGACGCGATCGAGCTGCGCGGGCCGATCGGCGGGTCCTTCGTGTGGGATCCGGAGATGGGCGGGCCGCTGCTCCTCGTCGGCGGCGGCTCCGGGGTGGTGCCGCTGCTCGGCATGCTGCGCCACCGGGCGGAGGCGGCGCCCGGCGTGCCGGCGCTGCTGCTCTACTCGGCCCGCACGGCCGAGGAGGTCATCGCCCGCGAGGAGCTGACCCGCCGCGACGCCGAGGAGCCGGGCTTCCGGCTGATGCTGACCCTCACCCGGAGCCTGGACGGGCGACGGATCGACGCCGCCCGGATCGCCGAGGCGCTCGCCGCCCTCGGGACCCCGGCCCACACCTTCGTGTGCGGAGCCAACCCCTTCGTCTCGGCGGTCTCCGACCTCCTGGTGGAGGCCGGATTGCCCGCCCGCACGATCCGCACCGAGCGCTTCGGAGGATGA